In Mesoplasma florum L1, the DNA window GAGCTCAATGTATTGTTAATAAATTTAAAAAATAATTAAGAGGAATATAAAATGAAATTAATAGTAGGATTAGGAAATTATGGTTCTCAATATGAAGCTACAAGACATAATGCTGGTTGAATAGCATTAGATCAGCTTATTGAAAAATATGGTTTTACGCAACAAAAAAATGAGCATAACTCAATAATTTTCTTTTCAACTGTTAATAATGAAAAAGTATTATTCGTAAAACCCCAAACTTATATGAACAATTCAGGAATTGCAATTCAAGCAATCATGCATTACTATAAAATTGAAATTAAAGATTTAGTTATTTTGCATGATGAAAAAGATTTTCCTGTTGGGAAAAATCAATTTAAAATGAATGGTTCTGCAGCAGGCCATAATGGAATAAAATCAGTAATTCAATATTTGGGAACTCAAAATTTTAATAGATACAGAATTGGAATTGGTCAACCTGAACAGGGCTGAAAAATAATAGACTGAGTTTTATCAAAATTCAAACCTGAGGAATTGGAAAACATTATTTTAGCCTCAAAAAGTATTTCAAACTTTGTCAATGATTGAACAAAAGGTACAACTTTTCAAAACATAATGAATTTATACAACTAAAAGTTGTATTTTTTTATTTTTCAAAAACAAAAGTAAGAGTTTTTAAATTCAAGTTTTTAATGTTGTTGTAATTTTTAATGGTTTTTATGTTTTTAAATTCTAATTTTTCTAGGATTGATTTAAATTCCTCTACTCCATATCATCATAATGAAAAAGGCTGAATTTCTATTTCAGAATTATTTAAGTATTCAAGCTCAGTATAAGTTTTTTGTAGTAGTCAATCTATCGAGATTGACTTGTTTTTGATTTTTACAGTGTCATTATTATCAAGTATGAAGTCATATTCGTGTATATTCCCTGGTTTAAAAGAAGTTGGAAATATTAGATCTAAATATATTTTTCCATTTTCTGTTAAGTGCCTTTTGAAATTGCTTAAAACAGAATATATATCGTTTCTATTTAGTAAACAAAAACTTCCATTTGGCATAATTATTGTTTCAAATTTTAAATCTGTTTCAAAATTTATTAAGTCTCCTAAGATTAATTGAGATTCCATATTGTATTTCTTTAGATTTTCTTCATAAATAGCTAACATTTCTTTAGAGTTATCTAATCCAAAAATAGAAATACCCTTTCTTAAGAGCGGTATTGCCATTCTTCCATTTCCAACTCCAGCTTCAAGAACTAATCCATCTCTCTTAATTAATTCATTAGTATAAAATTCTATGTCTCCATCAATTGAAGTACCGGGAGGTTTTGATTGGTTGTAAACTAAGGAAGAAAGATTTCCATAATAATTTTCTTTGTTACTTTTCATACTTCTTATTATATATTGGAAAAATAAAAATTTATATTGCCTTTTCAACCATTCCTTAATTTGAAATAAAAATATATGACACAGGTTTCCCAAAAAAAGATTATAATTTAAAAAAGAATAAATCCATTTTAATTTAATTGTCGAATTATTATACTTAGATTGATAGTTATAATACTTCATTTTGTATTAAATAAAAAGACAATAAAATGAAAAATAAGTATAAAAATTTAACAAATAAGAAGGAAAGAAAATGAATCATAATTTTAAATTAAAAGAAAAGAAGATTTGAATTAAATCATATTGATGAGCACTGATTATACTAGTTGGTTCCTTATTAATAACAACGTTTTTTGATTACCAAATAACAGATTTTTTTACACAAGGTATGAATAATTATTTTTTAAGACAAATTGTTAATTTTGTAAGTTCGGGTGGTAACTTTATCATAACTATCCCAATAGGAATAATAGCAGCGACGATTTTAGAAACATTGTATTTTAAATATAAGATAAAAAATAATTTTATTAAGCTTGTACCATATACTTTATTGATTCTTGGCTTAATATTTTTTGGTTCACTTTATTGTATTCAAAAAGCTTCTTACACATTTTCAGATGATATTAAGAATAATACTTTGAATTCTATTTGAATTAAAACATTAACAACATGAAAAGAACCAATAATAATATGTTCTATTTGGATTGTTTTAATGACAGCTATTCTTTCTTATGGAACATTCTTCTTTAGAATAAAATTTGCTTCAAGAAACGACATACTTGAAAATAAATACTGAATTGGTGCGTTTGAAATGCTTACTGTTTTTATAATTTCTTACTTTACAGTTTTAGTGTTAAAATTATTTTTTGCACGACCATTTTATTTCTCTGTAGAATATAGAAATTTATTTGGTATGTCTGATTCAAATGAAATAGAACATTTATTCGATGGACTGACAATTGAAAATTATGTTAATCATCCAGGTGCCAAATTATTAATTGATTTATACTTACAAACTGAAGGTTTAGAATTAAATGATAACAACTTTAAATTAGCTACAAATTGAATGGCTGAAACATTATGACAGATTCCATATGGTCCTGCACCAGAACCTGCTTGAAGATGAACATATTGATTTATACCAAATATTTTTTCAAGAGTTGATTCTCATACAATTAATGATGGAGTCATTTATTGAAGCTCCCAAGCTTTTAATGGAGATTTTCCATCAGGACACATAGAAATCCCACTTTCAATTTTTGGAACATTTTTTATTATAAGAAGAAGTGGTAGTGTTAACTTTAAAAATAAAAAAATATTATTATTTACAATTTTAACTTCAATCATGTTTGTCTTAACTTTTTTCTTCATGATAGTTTATAGATTTCACTGAATTACAGATATGATTTTTACTCCAATTTTATATTTTGCATTTTTACCTATAGCTTATTTCAAAACAGAAAGATGAATTTATGCAATCATGTTTCGTTTTAGTAAAAATAAAAAAATACTAATAACAAATAATGGTAATAAAACTGAATTTAAAATAACTGTTAATCAGGAATATGTTATTTTTAAAATAAAGAAAAAGGGTAAGAAGGCTTTTAAATATGAGTATAAAATTAAAACTAAATATCCAAGTTTGTTAGTTGACAGAATTTAATAATATTTAAATTAAGTATAAAAAAGCACAGTTTATTACTCCTGTGCTTTTTATATTTATTACATTATTTCGTTTTATTTTTGCCCTTTTTCATTTGGTGTTCCAAATAACTTATTTTAAGCATGATTTTAACAACTCATATTACAATTGTTGCACTAAGAGAATCACATAGAATTGAAAGCATTGTTGCTACTTCTGATCCTGTATCTGAATTCATAAAATCAAATAAAAATAATAAACTTAAAATACTTAAGATTAAACCAACTAGACGAAAGAAAAAAACTGTACAAGTCTAGTCTATTTGCAAATTTTTCTAGTGGTAATATCTTTAAACCTTTTTCGTATTTTCTTTTTAATATAGTTCCGCCATATTTTAAAAGCAATAATTGCTGTTGCTGTACTTAATGTATCAAAGCATACTGTTAGTACTGTAAATACAAAAGAAGATTCAGGTTCCACTTCATAAAGTTTTTGAACTTAGCCTTAAAAGACTTAACATACCTAGGATAATTCCTACTGTTCCACAAAGAGCACTGATCAATTCAACTGCTATCAGTATTCTTGTTTCTATTTTTATATTCTTTTTCATAAAAATGTTTATACACCTTTAAGCTTTTTTACACAAATTTAGTATTTTGCTGATGTTCAAGTAGATTTTATAGAGCTATTCTTGTATAATATTTTAAGCGAGTTAATGTACACGGGATTAACTCCTTGGCCCAAAGGCCCAAAGACCAAAAGGAGGACATTAAAAATGTTAAGAAAATATGAAGCAATGTTTATCTTAGACCAAGATACACAAGATGTTAACGCTTTATCATCAAGAATGATTGAAATCATTTCTAAAGATGGAAAAGTAATTGAAAAAAACGATTTAGGATTAATCGAATTTGCATACAAAATTAACCACAAGAAAAAAGGACACTATTTTGTAGTTATAGTAGAAGCTACTGCAGAAGCTATTAAAGAATTCGAAAGAATTGCAAACATTGAGAAAAATGTAGTTAGAACTCTAATCATCAATACAGAAAACGAACAAGGTTATGAACAATCAGTTCAATTATCAAAAACTGATATGACTAAATTCGAAGAAGAAAGAAAAGCAAAAAGAGATTTCAAAAAACCTTTTGTTAAAAAAGAATTCAACAAACCAACAGAAAAAAGAACATTTGAAAAGCCAGCTGAAGTTACAGTTGAAGTTAAAGAAGTTGTTGTAGAAGAAGTTAAACAAACTGTTAAACCAGCTAAAAAAGTTGCTGAAGCTAAAGTTGAAGAAGTTTCTCATGAAGAAGCACATGACTTCGTTTCAAAAATGGAAGCAAAATATAAAGCTCACTTAGCTGAAACTGTTGAAGAACATGTTGAAGAAGTTGAAGTTGAAGAAGCAAAAACTACAGCTAAAAAACCAGCTGCACCTAAAATGTCAGCTGCAGAAAGAGCTAAAGTTGATGGATCACACAATATTGATGAAGAAAGATATGAATTACAAAAATACTCAAACAAATTAAGAAGTGTTGCAATCGAAAAAAACTTACCAAAAAAATTACAAGAAGTTAACTTAAGAGATTTAACTAAAAAAGAACTAATCGAATACATGAGAAAAGTTCGTGCTGCATTAGCTAAATAGTTATATAATCGAAATAAGAAATATATAAAAAGTTCAATGAACTTAAAAAGGAGCAGTAAACTATGAATCAAGTATGTTTAATAGGTAGAATTACAAAAGATATCGAATTAAGAAATACAACTAATGGGCAAGGGAAATTTGTTTCATTCACATTAGCTGTAAGTGAATATTCTGGTCAAAAAGAAATCACAAACTTTATTCCTTGTTTTGCTTTTAACAATACAGCTGAAAATATGGCTAGATTTTTATCAAAAGGAAGTCTAATTTCAGTTTCAGGTAGAGTTAATGTTAGAACATCTCAAACTGATGGAAAATACGAAACTATTGTAACTATTACTGCCGACCGTGTAAACTTTTTAGAATCTGCTAAAAAC includes these proteins:
- a CDS encoding single-stranded DNA-binding protein; protein product: MNQVCLIGRITKDIELRNTTNGQGKFVSFTLAVSEYSGQKEITNFIPCFAFNNTAENMARFLSKGSLISVSGRVNVRTSQTDGKYETIVTITADRVNFLESAKNRGSNNSVETNSSINLDSPMQNKTSSIASNNVQTEEIILSEDESILWD
- a CDS encoding class I SAM-dependent methyltransferase — its product is MKSNKENYYGNLSSLVYNQSKPPGTSIDGDIEFYTNELIKRDGLVLEAGVGNGRMAIPLLRKGISIFGLDNSKEMLAIYEENLKKYNMESQLILGDLINFETDLKFETIIMPNGSFCLLNRNDIYSVLSNFKRHLTENGKIYLDLIFPTSFKPGNIHEYDFILDNNDTVKIKNKSISIDWLLQKTYTELEYLNNSEIEIQPFSLWWYGVEEFKSILEKLEFKNIKTIKNYNNIKNLNLKTLTFVFEK
- the rpsF gene encoding 30S ribosomal protein S6, with the translated sequence MLRKYEAMFILDQDTQDVNALSSRMIEIISKDGKVIEKNDLGLIEFAYKINHKKKGHYFVVIVEATAEAIKEFERIANIEKNVVRTLIINTENEQGYEQSVQLSKTDMTKFEEERKAKRDFKKPFVKKEFNKPTEKRTFEKPAEVTVEVKEVVVEEVKQTVKPAKKVAEAKVEEVSHEEAHDFVSKMEAKYKAHLAETVEEHVEEVEVEEAKTTAKKPAAPKMSAAERAKVDGSHNIDEERYELQKYSNKLRSVAIEKNLPKKLQEVNLRDLTKKELIEYMRKVRAALAK
- the pth gene encoding aminoacyl-tRNA hydrolase, whose amino-acid sequence is MKLIVGLGNYGSQYEATRHNAGWIALDQLIEKYGFTQQKNEHNSIIFFSTVNNEKVLFVKPQTYMNNSGIAIQAIMHYYKIEIKDLVILHDEKDFPVGKNQFKMNGSAAGHNGIKSVIQYLGTQNFNRYRIGIGQPEQGWKIIDWVLSKFKPEELENIILASKSISNFVNDWTKGTTFQNIMNLYN